TTCGTTCATTAGCAACTTCCCCAGCTTCGCTCCACTTGTAACAACTTTGTTTTGATCACCCTTGCCTGTAGCTTCTACTTGAATCTCCGTCCAGCCTGTAGTAGTTTCAGTTGTTGTGTCACCACCCCGTATGCTCTCCATGATTTTCTTCACACGTGATCGCCTCGACGAGAAGTAGTAATCCCAACACCCCAGTATGTTCTTCAACTCCTCGCTTATATCCTCAGGAATGAGCTCCAGATTTTCCTGGTTGTCAGGCAATAGCTCCGGGTGAAATAGCACCAGGTAACCACAATATTTGGACAGCCTCATCGCCACCTTCCACGGCGAGGCTTCTTCAGCTCTCCTAGGGGGGCACTCCACCTCCAGCAAGCAGGTAGCAATGTGCCAAGTGAGGGCGACCTCAGCAACACTGTTGCTGTTGCAGGCCCACGAGAGCTGACCAAAAAGGTTGTTCCTTCGCAATGCGGACTTGCCGTTGGTAAGAGGGGTATAGTGGTTGGTACCATGGTCATGTTCCACCATGTATTCCATGATGGATTGTTTCAAATTGTTCGGCACCAGCGCGGTTTTCACCTTCAGAGAGAGTGTGGCTGGCAGTGTTAAGATAGGAGGCCAACTGAGATCCAGCACGGAGAACTGCTTCAAGTGAAGGTTGGTGTTTCTAGTCTTGCTCCGTAGCAGCATCAGAAAACGAAAGGCATGAGTAAAGATGAGGCTCTCACGCCACTGGGGTTTGGTCATGTAGTTGCAAAGCAAGGACACCATGAACCAGTTGGAGAGTAGGAAGATGAAGAACTCCCATATTTCCTCGTAGAAGAAGATGATAAGTAGAATGATGGTGATAAAGAAATCTAATGCTACAAAGACGGCTGAAGGCCATAGAAAACATATACCTACTCGGGAAATACCAGTGTTGAAAATGATGACACTAAAAAGTGAGAATCTCACATCTCCGTTGCCACAGAGAATAATGGCCATGAGGCAAAAGCCAAAGACAGCTACGTGGATAAGAAAGTAGTTCactaggaggaagaaggggcttgCCAGAACGACAGGAGCGACTGAGTGATTGTACTCACATAGGAAATTGACCTCATCATTCATCACTTGGAACAGTGCCTCCGCCGTGCTTTCACCACTGCCGTGAAGACCTTTCAGGATGAGGTCCCGGCTGTCACGGGCTTCTTCTTCAGCGCTCGTCACTGCTCGCAGGTGCTCAAACCTTCGGCGGAGCAACTTGAACAGAGCAAACGAGAGGCAGAGTCTCCTGAGGCGTTGGTTCTGGTCGAATACGGTGAAGAGACGGTCACTCTCGGCAAGTTCCCATACCTTACCGACAGTGATGATGCTATCACTTGGGGTTATAGCATTCAGTTCGTAGCCATATGCGGTGACCTTCTTCACCAACTTCTCTTCGCCCATGACAATGTACTTGCATCTCTTTAACATCTCGTGTCCACCCTGGATAACTTCTTGGTCTCCCAAGCGTTGATGAGGGTGTTTATGATCTTGTAACATCTGAGCCATGTAGGAGTTAATAAGACCAGGATTCTTGCCATGGGCGTATGAACGCTTCTCGACCTCAGTGAAGACGATTCTTTGCAACAGTCTGGTGACACAAAGGATCCAAAGGATGCTGAACACGACGTTGATGTTGAAGAAGACAAGGCTCCCCAGCCACACAACACGGCCAGCACGCTGGATGGTGCTCGAGTACCCTCGCACACGGATCTCGTCCACCTTCCTGCGGAGGAGCTCGACGAGAAGCATCCATGTTAGGATAAGCCTGGCCCTAGGCGAGAGGCCAGTAACGGTGGAACTTTCCGAGCCCCGGCCCCCTATGTTCTTGGCCTCGGAGAAGAGGTAGGACATGACGGGGAGGAAGAGGGAAAGCACTgaggagaggaagaggcggACTTTGGGGTCGAGGATGGCGCTCACACCAGAGATTCCACTGAAGAGGTTGAGGGTGAAGAAGAGGCCAGTGAGGATGAACATGATCAGGGAGGCGGGAACCGTAGTGAGCTCATTCCTCGTCTCTGTGTAGGATGCTGTGGGGTTGGCAGTGTACAAGGTCAGGAACCATGGGCAATAATTGCTGCTGTTGAGGAAATCCATTGTTCTAAACTGCGTATTAGACTATTACAAGCTTGAAGAGTTTGTCATGGATACTATATATCTAGCTGCTTTGGTCGACTGCTGGCCCCTTGCATACATATATGAGCCAGCACACACAGGCTCATGGCACCGCGTGCAGTGGTTCCTTTGGTTTCATGTGCTGAGATCCATGGATGGATCGATGCGAACCACGAGAGGCCGCAGATCTACAGCGTGTGTGGCATGATGCATGATTAGCTCCACTTGCTGATCATCTTTATCAGTTGTTCTGATTCTGTTGTTGGTATCGATCTATTCCATTTTCCTTTTCTTTACCAAAGGGCGTGCTTTATTTGTTCGTTGCGTGTTTGCACCTAAAGTGTGATAGAGATGTAACTTTACCTTTTCCACGTACACTAACTGATAGAGATGCAATTGTACACCTTTAATTTGGCGATGTGCATGACAGTTTGAAAATTGATGAGATGAGCCCAGCAAAAGTCTCTTCCAAGCTTGGGAACAGGATCAGCTTTGCTAGGGGCTGGTCGCCGAGCAATAATCTCCTCTCTTTTCCTGGATGGATATTCATACCTGAGCAATAATCGCCGAGCCAGCCAGCATGAATGCTGCAGCAGCCGTTTACCTCCAGATAAGAAGCTCCGGAATGGGAATCCCATACACACAGTCGATTTATACACCACTAGTAATATTAAGTTACTTCCTATATTACGAAATTATTAATACCTACTTAAATTACACATATAGTAGTACTAGCTAGCAAGTTAACTCACAGTATTTGTTGGATGCTCACAAGCGACAACTCATGCCATCGAACTCTCATAATCTCACCTCTCCAAGCCACCTAGTAACTAGATAATTCAGTTTAAATTACACCTAAAGAATTAGCTAGCTAGCAACTTAATTCACTAGAATCCTAACAAATGACAACTCATAGCATCAAATACTATTTAACCTCATCTCTCTTATTGCTATATAAAAGTAACCTCCAATGCAATGGTAAGACTACATTTCTACGACGACCAATCGATCGGCAACGTGCATAGGTAACCAGCAGCGATGGCGCCTCCACGCCGGCCGAGCTTGGGGCGGCAGAAAATCGAGATCCGGCGCATTGAGAGCGATGAGGCACGTCAGGTGTGCTTCTCCAAACGCCGCGCAGGGCTTTTCAAGAAGGCCAGCGAGCTCTCCATCCTCTGCAGCGCCGACGTCGCCGCCATCGTCTTCTCCCCCGCCGGCAAGGCCTTCTCCTTCGGCCACCCCTCCGTCGAGTCCATCCTCGACCGCTTCCTCGACAGCTCGCCCGTGGCGGGGCCTGGCCTCTCCTCCGCGGGCGACCGTGCTGTCTCCGAGCTGAACCGCCAGTACGGCGAGCTGCGCGCGCAGCTGGACGCCGAGAAGGCGCGGCAGGAGCGCGCAGACGAGACCATCCGTAAGGAGCGCGCTGCGAGTAGCCAGGCGATGGTGTGGGTCGACGCGGACCTGAGCGCCATGGGCCACGACGACCTGATCGCGTTCTGGGGCGCGCTGATAGGCGTGCAGGCCGCGGTGGCGGCGAGCGCGGACCAGCTGCTGCGTGACGCGCTGCTGGTCGGGCGCAGGGGGCGGCAGCCGGCCCAGCTCACCGGAGGCGCGGCCTTCGACGTTGTTGCGTTCGGCGTTCGCATGCAGCCGCCTCCGGGGTTCGCCGGAGTCGACCTGCAGGGATTCGGAGGACAGGCTACAATCCTCGCCCCCTCCTTCTGAAGTGGTGGAATGCATTTGGTCTCTAGTTATTGGATTCGTCGTCGTGTTTGTGTTAGTTGTATGGTTCTTCTATTATGAATATCGTGATGTATTGTTCTTGCCTTGCTGTGTAGCACATTCATGCTATGTAATGTGACACTTAGGCAGGGGCGTGATTTTGATGTTATCCCATATGCAAATGCTAAATCAGGGATGTGATTAAGGAGTAAGGTACAAATTTTGTAACATAAGGAGTAGCTTATTATTTCTACTCCTATTAGGACATATTCAATTGACTGTATTAATGAGAGGTTCATCACTACCTTAATATAGCATGCCAATTTGGCTTATAAAAATCGTTACACTGCTAAGGAATTTTCTAGGATGTTATTCAAACGAAATAGATATATATAATTGTTACTATAAAGCTGGATATTTCTGTGGGTGTTTCTAGATAAAATATTTTATACATAAATGATATTTTAATTTCTACATAACAATGACAATGTCAGAGTAAATGGATCATATGCCAACTCAAAATCTGAAAAAGAACAGTTTGTCTTGAGTAACAAATTAAGTTGTCTTTGTTATTAGCAATAGACTATTATAATACTTATTGTATAGAAAATGTCTATATTGTATAGAAAATGTCTATAGGGGCAGCTAGTCAGCCTGTCCCTACTTTTCGCTTCTAGAAATAGAGCATTTGCAGGGTAGAGAAAAACTGCCCATTGAAATGCATTTCTAGAGGCGGGCAGGCCaccacccacccctaaaaatgTATTTTCCAATATCAGCAAGAATCAAAATTTAGAGGCCCTTCCCGTCACAAACTTCCAGGGGCGTTCTTTGTTATTGGATGCACCTAGAGGTGGTAAAGGGTCTTAAATTTTAGCCTAAATAATCTAAGGGTCGGGTCCTAAAAGGGCCGGGCTCTATTCTTATTCAATTttgagctaaaaatatataagggCTAAATTGGATTGTGAAGAGAGCACTAGTGCCGTGATCCGTTACCACCCCTAGCTGCATCTGAAAATATATTTGCAGGGGTAGGTGAAGGCTTGGACGCCCCGGGAAATATATTTTTAAAGGCAAGTGGTGGCCTCGCCCGTTCCTTGAAATACTCTATTTATAGCTGCGAGAAAGTAGGGATGGGCTGAACACCCGCTCCCATAAATATTTTCTATAGTTATATTATTGAAAAATATTTAGTAAAAGACTGCTGGAGTTGATCTCAGCATCATTCTAACCATTCATACGCTATCCCGTTACAAAACTCTATTTTCTTGATTTCGTTCCTAGAGTAAAACACACATTACTCAACGCATACAGTGGTCTTTAATCTTTGGATAAAAATTAACCGCTCAATGCACATGCACATTTCCCGTCATATTTTAGTTTTCTTCACGCcaaaatttttgaaattttgaTTCTTGCCAATATTGATATACTCAAAGTTTATATATCACCAAATACTCAAACTAAATATATATTATAAGAATTACTAGTCCATACATCAATACTTAAGTCATATCTCGCTAAACTTCATTTGATATCAGATATAGTTAACATCTCTAATTTTGTAGACTAGACCATGAATACATGCACTCTCTCTAGCTTCCAAATGATAAACAAGTGCTTTTCCATAGATGGTAAACACTGTTGTAGACTGTAGAGTATGGATCCACATGAAACTTGATATGGTCGTGCAACTTGTCATATCTATAGTGCATTCAAACACTCCACTGTACCAACATTCGAACAATACCGAACATCTCAATGGCTTGAGATAGAATAATTACACTAAAGCCCCATAATGCAATGCTTGTCTAAAGCATATTCTACAACATATGAAAATAACATGATTATTAAAAGAAGTTGTAGTACACTGAGAATTCAATGAGATAAAGATAACATGATTAATCAGTAGAACATTCCATATGGGGCACGGGCCCCGGCACCCAGCCACGCCATAAGGTCAAGGGCGCTCAAGCTCTGCGGTGATTTGTACCTGTGCCACTCGGTCAAGATTGGAAATGTGAAAGAGATTAGTCCCTGACCTTACGGTTCATAAGAACAGTAGTTTCGTATAAGCGTTGCtgattatttattttattttgctGCTGCGGTGGGCTGCAGAGTGCGTGTTTTACATTGAAAAATTGTCTTACCATTGCATTATACTGCTACAGATTCCCTCATTCGTCTTTGATATTTATCCTGGCTACTATTGGGTCCGAGACTAACGAAGACTTTAGTCCTGAATTCAACAGCTAGAGGCCAGAGGGTCTTTTATCCCGGTTGGAACCTATCTTTAATCCCGGTTGGAGTTATCCCGGTTGGAACCTATCTTTAATCCCTGTTGGAGGCTCCAACCGGGATAAAAGATTGTGATACCTTTTAGTCCCGGACGAAGTCTACAGCCGGAACAAAAGATGAGCCGCCAACGCATGATTCtccaactccctctctctctccctccgtCACTCTCCCCACACTtatcctctcctctctccccaCCTTTATCCTCTGGCTGCTCTCCTCATCTCCTCCGCCccttccttttcttcctccaccaccgcctcccttcccttcttccTTGCACACAGGAGCAGCGGGGGGCATATGGGAGCAGCGGTGCGGGGCCACGACGGCTGGCGCGCGGCGGGCGTGTGGGACCCCGGTGGCCGGCGCGTGGAGCCTTCCCCCGCCAccccctctcctccc
The sequence above is drawn from the Panicum hallii strain FIL2 chromosome 7, PHallii_v3.1, whole genome shotgun sequence genome and encodes:
- the LOC112898716 gene encoding uncharacterized protein LOC112898716; the protein is MDFLNSSNYCPWFLTLYTANPTASYTETRNELTTVPASLIMFILTGLFFTLNLFSGISGVSAILDPKVRLFLSSVLSLFLPVMSYLFSEAKNIGGRGSESSTVTGLSPRARLILTWMLLVELLRRKVDEIRVRGYSSTIQRAGRVVWLGSLVFFNINVVFSILWILCVTRLLQRIVFTEVEKRSYAHGKNPGLINSYMAQMLQDHKHPHQRLGDQEVIQGGHEMLKRCKYIVMGEEKLVKKVTAYGYELNAITPSDSIITVGKVWELAESDRLFTVFDQNQRLRRLCLSFALFKLLRRRFEHLRAVTSAEEEARDSRDLILKGLHGSGESTAEALFQVMNDEVNFLCEYNHSVAPVVLASPFFLLVNYFLIHVAVFGFCLMAIILCGNGDVRFSLFSVIIFNTGISRVGICFLWPSAVFVALDFFITIILLIIFFYEEIWEFFIFLLSNWFMVSLLCNYMTKPQWRESLIFTHAFRFLMLLRSKTRNTNLHLKQFSVLDLSWPPILTLPATLSLKVKTALVPNNLKQSIMEYMVEHDHGTNHYTPLTNGKSALRRNNLFGQLSWACNSNSVAEVALTWHIATCLLEVECPPRRAEEASPWKVAMRLSKYCGYLVLFHPELLPDNQENLELIPEDISEELKNILGCWDYYFSSRRSRVKKIMESIRGGDTTTETTTGWTEIQVEATGKGDQNKVVTSGAKLGKLLMNEANSSNLETVWNVLADVWTELIIYIAVSSDKERVKDVLVHGDELVTLLWVLTMHTGISSC
- the LOC112900441 gene encoding agamous-like MADS-box protein AGL29 — translated: MAPPRRPSLGRQKIEIRRIESDEARQVCFSKRRAGLFKKASELSILCSADVAAIVFSPAGKAFSFGHPSVESILDRFLDSSPVAGPGLSSAGDRAVSELNRQYGELRAQLDAEKARQERADETIRKERAASSQAMVWVDADLSAMGHDDLIAFWGALIGVQAAVAASADQLLRDALLVGRRGRQPAQLTGGAAFDVVAFGVRMQPPPGFAGVDLQGFGGQATILAPSF